Proteins from one Lewinella sp. 4G2 genomic window:
- a CDS encoding LysM peptidoglycan-binding domain-containing protein translates to MTRFLLAIAAVLCAVVTLSAESIYIFAEDGCADRIRYQEASSGQMNNDYYAYAFHLPNGYVLTLETGMEGRQTQSTIPANYLSCNDSRLTSNLSLGIWTQSDQVFIIRRAFTGEFRVTPVVGASVMQKQGDQIIYTSKYTRFKLNQRYAELNTDISFQRPKASVILEGAEPGNCSPELLIQHKEPGSAHPLIQYRISPEIGLLERRLGSNGTTSMGSVIQARSVNGIPLAEYLVQNCARLKQGAATAGTGAVVRSNPYNNVPVPSTQVTPSEPSRVTPAPQPYAQPTPYVQQPYRQPAPQPESRAYRESTAPTVTTQDHRVVKGETLYGISRKYGTTADAIQRINGMSGTTIYPGQVLKISSTTSASAPAPTPYSAPAAAPTARAAAPVPNATVYQTDGKTRIVRAGETVASVAYLSGYTEERFRQINNLSPTDILYAGQRVITDHCNHSQPAPTTTAQPLTLPDTPQNQPYAPPAPPEFEPAPRTVQPRYGASAPSYTPPGPSAYNNAWPAYRDPTPAPAPAPAPRTLSQLEGRGVTPAPRQNPQPQPYARPQPTPQPSVQGDPFRGTPLNATPPAMLAPAQPQPEANTPPAYQPSTRAYHVVQEGETMFAIAQRYGISTTRLRQLNQMGNGDVPAPFQKLYIE, encoded by the coding sequence ATGACACGTTTTCTCCTTGCTATTGCCGCAGTGCTGTGCGCTGTGGTGACGCTTTCCGCGGAAAGCATTTACATTTTCGCCGAGGATGGCTGCGCCGACCGAATCCGATACCAGGAGGCGAGTTCGGGGCAAATGAATAACGACTACTACGCTTACGCTTTTCACCTCCCCAACGGTTACGTACTGACGCTGGAGACGGGAATGGAAGGCCGGCAAACGCAAAGCACCATCCCCGCCAATTACCTTTCCTGCAACGACAGCCGCCTGACCTCCAATCTCAGTCTGGGCATCTGGACGCAGTCGGACCAGGTCTTCATCATCCGCCGGGCCTTTACGGGTGAGTTCCGGGTGACGCCCGTTGTGGGCGCCAGCGTGATGCAAAAGCAGGGCGACCAAATCATTTACACTTCCAAGTACACCCGCTTCAAACTCAACCAGCGGTACGCGGAGCTTAATACGGACATCAGCTTCCAACGCCCCAAAGCATCCGTCATTCTGGAAGGAGCGGAACCGGGTAACTGCTCTCCCGAACTGTTGATCCAACACAAGGAGCCGGGTAGCGCACACCCGCTCATTCAGTACCGGATCTCTCCGGAAATCGGACTGCTGGAGCGCCGCCTCGGTAGTAACGGGACGACTTCCATGGGCTCCGTCATCCAGGCCCGGTCGGTGAATGGTATCCCACTGGCGGAGTACCTCGTACAGAACTGTGCCCGCCTGAAGCAGGGTGCAGCCACTGCGGGGACGGGCGCCGTCGTCCGGTCCAATCCTTATAACAATGTCCCGGTTCCGTCCACGCAAGTGACACCTTCGGAGCCTTCAAGGGTCACGCCAGCGCCGCAGCCTTACGCGCAACCAACACCCTACGTTCAGCAGCCTTACCGGCAGCCCGCGCCGCAGCCCGAAAGCCGAGCCTACCGGGAAAGTACAGCACCTACGGTAACGACCCAGGACCACCGCGTCGTGAAAGGGGAAACCCTTTACGGTATCAGCCGGAAGTACGGTACGACGGCGGATGCCATCCAACGCATCAATGGAATGTCGGGTACGACGATCTACCCTGGGCAGGTCCTTAAGATTAGCTCAACTACTAGTGCTTCAGCTCCGGCTCCAACCCCTTACTCGGCACCTGCGGCAGCGCCCACTGCTCGTGCAGCCGCGCCCGTACCTAATGCGACCGTTTACCAGACGGATGGCAAGACCCGCATCGTTCGCGCCGGTGAGACGGTAGCCAGTGTGGCTTATCTGAGCGGATATACAGAAGAGCGTTTTCGCCAGATCAATAACCTGTCTCCGACGGATATCCTGTACGCGGGCCAACGCGTAATTACCGACCACTGTAACCATTCTCAGCCGGCCCCGACGACGACGGCGCAGCCACTCACCTTGCCGGATACGCCTCAGAACCAGCCCTACGCGCCACCCGCGCCACCTGAGTTTGAGCCGGCTCCCCGGACGGTACAGCCGCGTTACGGTGCTTCCGCGCCATCCTACACGCCCCCCGGCCCCTCGGCGTACAACAATGCCTGGCCGGCCTACCGTGACCCGACGCCCGCACCAGCCCCAGCACCGGCACCGCGTACCCTCAGCCAACTTGAAGGCCGTGGGGTAACGCCGGCGCCCCGCCAGAACCCTCAGCCCCAGCCCTACGCTAGGCCACAGCCGACCCCGCAACCCAGCGTGCAGGGAGATCCCTTCCGCGGTACGCCGCTGAACGCAACGCCACCGGCGATGCTAGCGCCGGCGCAACCACAACCGGAGGCAAATACGCCCCCCGCTTACCAGCCCAGCACCCGCGCCTACCACGTTGTACAGGAGGGGGAAACTATGTTCGCCATTGCGCAGCGCTACGGTATTTCTACGACGCGACTGCGCCAACTGAATCAAATGGGGAATGGTGACGTACCGGCGCCCTTTCAGAAACTCTACATTGAGTAG
- a CDS encoding IS110 family transposase, whose product MKYSFIMGIDAAAGKFDYHLMDRQETEICFDEVQLAGLNVQAWFSQLCQTVDCPVDGVLVCIENTGVYSIGVAYELHLAGVAVWLEDAFQIKQSSGRVNSKTDRLDAMRIARYGLRNHTDYQAFVADAKIVINLKSLNQQRGRLLKAKNQLANAIGEERRYVPTDLRPTDDYYADTEDVLNRITQAIKAIEAKVAKLIRQDARCKRMNEVLTSLPGIGPVTALKLMLKTNLFARGFDHRRIASYLGIAPHQRQSGKRLNEKPRTRKNVDKACKASLYMGMLRHVNSDNRIGHYYRRKIAEGKHHNSAINAVSNIILETACACLRKDELYVEKFAKNLQTS is encoded by the coding sequence ATGAAGTATTCTTTCATCATGGGTATCGACGCCGCCGCCGGCAAGTTCGATTACCACCTCATGGATCGTCAAGAAACCGAGATTTGCTTTGACGAAGTTCAATTGGCCGGGCTCAATGTACAAGCTTGGTTCAGCCAACTCTGCCAGACGGTAGATTGTCCCGTCGACGGCGTGTTAGTGTGCATCGAAAACACGGGCGTATACAGCATTGGCGTGGCTTATGAACTCCACCTGGCGGGCGTAGCCGTTTGGCTAGAAGATGCCTTCCAAATCAAACAGAGTAGCGGGCGAGTAAACAGCAAAACGGATCGCCTGGACGCCATGCGTATTGCTCGTTATGGACTTCGAAACCATACTGATTATCAAGCCTTTGTCGCCGACGCTAAAATCGTCATCAACCTCAAGTCGCTCAACCAACAGCGCGGCCGACTACTTAAAGCTAAGAACCAACTGGCTAATGCTATCGGTGAAGAACGCCGCTACGTACCGACCGACTTACGCCCCACGGATGACTACTACGCCGATACGGAGGATGTGCTCAACCGAATCACTCAAGCTATAAAAGCTATTGAAGCTAAAGTAGCTAAACTCATCCGGCAGGACGCCCGCTGTAAACGCATGAATGAAGTTTTGACTTCACTGCCTGGCATCGGTCCGGTGACGGCTCTCAAACTAATGCTAAAGACAAACCTATTTGCTCGTGGCTTTGACCACCGCAGGATAGCTTCCTATCTAGGCATTGCACCTCATCAGAGGCAATCTGGAAAGCGACTAAACGAGAAGCCTCGAACGCGTAAAAACGTCGACAAAGCTTGCAAAGCCAGTCTGTATATGGGCATGCTACGTCATGTTAATAGCGACAACCGTATCGGCCACTATTACCGCCGCAAGATCGCCGAAGGCAAGCATCACAACTCAGCGATTAACGCTGTATCAAACATCATTTTAGAGACTGCCTGTGCTTGTCTAAGAAAGGATGAACTTTATGTAGAAAAGTTCGCCAAAAACTTGCAAACGTCATAG
- a CDS encoding M14 family metallopeptidase has product MRPIVTLTSLFLLLCTCVSAQLFAQTTNSETPKELTYYLPDLDYNPNITTPEEFLGWQIGDWHISHDLQQAYMRLLASQSDRMTLEEIGRSYEDRPLLNLIVTSPENQGRLEDMREQHYFWSSRGSGVKESAINNVPAVLYQGFSIHGNEPSGGNAAPLVAYYLAAAPYSAVAKVLDDNIVLFDPCYNPDGFNRFASWVNSHKNKTMTADGADREYNEAYPRGRTNHYWFDLNRDWLPVQHPESRARIKQFHEWRPNVLTDHHEMGKDATFFFMPGEPTRVHPMTPKVNQDLTYKIGQFHAAALDEIGSLYYSGEGYDDFYYGKGSTYPDINGCVGILFEQASSRGHLQETDNGLLSFPFTVRNQVTTALSTLTAFGELRNDLLTYQREFLQEAYAGSTGYLVDTDGDQGRARELMDLLRIHDIPAKQNGDGRDVKEIFVYETPASRAFFEPITEFEDSLFYDVSTFVLPYAFNLPYRKVSGGLPRGGDWMPTGGTTIANELQGTVRAKYAYLLPWDDYYSAKALYQLLDEELIVKVSDKSFSVEGEDYGPGSIIVPVENNQEQTPEEIYAIIQRVEREVGIPFVPLAGGRVSKGLMLGSRSAYQTLRKPEVAIIVEGGTASLEVADAWHLLDQRFNIPVTKLPMDRVGRTDLDRYNTIIMVDGNYGDLGSAGTDALKEWMGSDRVLITLKRAAYWAKSAGISKAAVRNAPNPDKDDESRRPYSRYARDGGGKVLGGAIFEAEGDLSHPLLFGMQRADIPVFKRSTLLFDLPNNYYASPLTFGDNALLSGYSPRGFEEELAGTAGIVVSGYRGGRVISFADNPNFRAFWYGTNRLFMNAIMFGHTISGRATE; this is encoded by the coding sequence GTGAGACCAATTGTCACCCTTACCTCGCTTTTCCTATTGCTTTGCACCTGCGTCAGCGCCCAACTATTTGCGCAGACGACGAACTCGGAGACGCCGAAAGAACTGACCTACTACCTGCCGGATCTGGACTACAATCCAAACATCACCACGCCGGAGGAATTTCTGGGATGGCAGATTGGGGACTGGCACATTAGCCACGATCTGCAGCAGGCGTACATGCGTTTGCTGGCCAGCCAGAGCGACCGGATGACGCTCGAAGAAATTGGCCGCAGCTACGAAGACCGTCCCCTGCTGAACCTCATCGTAACCAGCCCGGAAAACCAGGGGCGGCTAGAGGATATGCGCGAGCAACACTACTTCTGGAGCTCGCGGGGAAGTGGCGTGAAGGAGAGCGCCATCAATAACGTGCCCGCTGTACTGTACCAGGGCTTCAGTATCCACGGCAACGAACCGAGCGGGGGAAATGCCGCGCCGTTGGTAGCCTACTACCTGGCCGCCGCGCCTTATTCGGCCGTAGCAAAGGTGCTGGATGACAACATCGTACTCTTCGACCCCTGCTACAATCCGGACGGTTTTAACCGCTTCGCCAGCTGGGTGAACAGCCACAAAAACAAGACGATGACCGCCGACGGGGCCGACCGAGAATACAACGAGGCCTACCCCCGCGGGCGGACTAACCACTACTGGTTCGACCTCAACCGCGACTGGTTGCCCGTGCAACACCCCGAAAGCCGCGCCCGGATCAAACAGTTCCACGAATGGCGGCCGAACGTACTGACTGACCACCACGAGATGGGGAAGGATGCGACTTTTTTCTTCATGCCCGGAGAACCAACGCGGGTGCACCCGATGACGCCAAAAGTGAACCAGGACCTGACTTACAAAATCGGCCAATTCCACGCCGCCGCGCTGGATGAAATTGGTTCTCTTTACTACTCCGGGGAAGGTTACGATGACTTCTATTACGGTAAAGGATCAACTTACCCGGACATCAATGGATGTGTGGGAATTCTCTTTGAGCAGGCCAGCTCCCGCGGCCACCTGCAGGAGACGGATAATGGTTTGCTGAGTTTTCCCTTCACGGTGCGAAACCAGGTCACGACTGCGCTGAGCACCCTGACGGCCTTCGGCGAACTGCGCAATGATTTGCTGACCTACCAACGGGAATTCCTACAGGAAGCCTACGCCGGCAGCACCGGCTACCTCGTCGATACCGACGGTGACCAGGGCCGCGCCCGGGAGCTGATGGACTTGCTCCGCATCCACGATATTCCCGCCAAGCAAAACGGGGACGGACGTGACGTGAAGGAGATATTCGTTTACGAAACGCCGGCCTCCCGCGCCTTCTTTGAACCGATTACGGAGTTTGAGGACAGCCTCTTTTACGACGTATCGACCTTCGTGCTTCCCTACGCCTTCAACCTACCCTACCGAAAGGTGTCGGGTGGCCTACCGCGTGGAGGCGATTGGATGCCGACGGGTGGCACCACGATTGCGAATGAATTGCAAGGGACAGTCAGGGCGAAATACGCCTACCTGCTGCCGTGGGATGACTACTATTCCGCCAAGGCACTCTACCAGCTTTTAGATGAGGAATTGATCGTCAAAGTCAGCGACAAATCCTTTAGCGTGGAAGGGGAAGATTACGGACCTGGGTCCATCATCGTCCCGGTAGAAAACAACCAGGAGCAGACACCGGAAGAGATTTACGCAATCATTCAGCGCGTGGAAAGGGAAGTTGGCATCCCCTTCGTCCCCCTAGCCGGTGGACGCGTAAGTAAGGGACTGATGCTGGGTAGCCGCTCCGCTTACCAGACCCTCAGGAAGCCGGAGGTCGCCATCATCGTGGAGGGCGGCACGGCCAGCCTGGAGGTGGCTGACGCCTGGCACTTGTTGGACCAACGCTTCAACATCCCCGTCACCAAACTACCGATGGACCGCGTTGGCCGAACCGACCTGGACCGCTACAACACCATCATCATGGTGGACGGCAACTACGGTGACCTTGGGAGCGCCGGCACTGACGCCCTTAAAGAGTGGATGGGTTCGGACCGGGTGCTGATCACGCTGAAGCGGGCGGCCTACTGGGCAAAATCCGCCGGCATCTCGAAAGCTGCGGTGCGCAACGCGCCCAATCCAGATAAGGACGATGAAAGTCGCCGACCCTACTCACGCTACGCCCGCGATGGCGGCGGCAAGGTGCTGGGAGGTGCCATTTTCGAAGCGGAAGGAGATCTGAGCCACCCCTTATTATTCGGCATGCAGCGGGCAGATATACCTGTATTCAAGCGTAGTACTTTGTTATTTGATCTGCCCAACAACTACTATGCCTCTCCCCTCACCTTTGGGGATAATGCTTTGCTGAGTGGTTACTCTCCGCGCGGTTTTGAGGAAGAGTTAGCTGGCACGGCCGGTATCGTGGTGAGTGGTTACCGGGGCGGCCGCGTCATTAGTTTTGCGGACAACCCCAATTTCCGGGCCTTTTGGTACGGTACCAACCGGCTGTTCATGAACGCAATCATGTTCGGACACACCATCTCCGGGCGGGCGACGGAATAG
- a CDS encoding peptidoglycan DD-metalloendopeptidase family protein has translation MNSSPIIGKHGWPKLVALSALCLALVAGIVVASLTAMATPPPAPALTEAAFPMVKPNLRYGVALDTFDVRIDTIQNGQTLSDLLSDQGLTGQQSFEYANTFNGLLDVRNLRAGRAYTVLNNPKTEGPDYLIYQPSIYEFVKLDLQGQGGDERVKLPVETEIVSAGGTIESNLWNAMTGAGMSIALTDRMEDALQWSVDFYHVQPDDAFQLVYEKKLVEGEVEAAPGMVKAARYSSNGEDIYAFWYESADTTQSGYFGLNGEPMKSTFLKSPLRFSRMSSAFNRTRFHPVLKRVKPHLGTDYAAPRGTPIMSVADGVIIERGRRGGNGNFVKIKHNETYTTQYLHMQKFEDGQRVGTRVRQGETIGYVGSTGLATGPHVCFRFWEKGRQVDHTKLRFPPAKTMPDTLMPGFIEQRDAYLEQLNAVGNPHQDTQQQIIDGLQRMEEMKGIGDAK, from the coding sequence GTGAATTCATCACCGATAATCGGAAAGCACGGCTGGCCAAAATTGGTCGCCCTTTCTGCCCTCTGCCTCGCCCTCGTGGCGGGCATCGTGGTCGCCAGCCTTACCGCGATGGCCACCCCACCACCGGCACCGGCCCTCACCGAAGCGGCCTTCCCGATGGTCAAGCCCAACCTCCGCTACGGCGTGGCCCTGGATACATTTGACGTCCGGATCGACACGATCCAGAACGGGCAAACCCTGTCCGACCTGCTTTCCGATCAGGGGCTCACCGGCCAACAAAGCTTCGAGTACGCCAATACCTTTAATGGTTTGTTGGACGTCCGGAACCTCCGCGCCGGCCGCGCCTACACCGTGCTGAACAATCCCAAAACGGAAGGCCCCGACTACCTGATTTACCAGCCGAGCATTTACGAATTCGTAAAGCTTGATCTCCAGGGCCAAGGTGGCGACGAGCGCGTAAAACTCCCCGTCGAAACGGAGATCGTCTCCGCCGGCGGCACCATCGAAAGCAACCTCTGGAACGCCATGACCGGCGCCGGCATGAGCATCGCCCTGACCGACCGAATGGAGGATGCCCTGCAGTGGTCCGTCGACTTTTACCACGTCCAACCCGACGATGCATTCCAGCTCGTCTACGAAAAGAAACTCGTGGAAGGTGAGGTAGAAGCCGCCCCCGGCATGGTCAAAGCCGCCCGCTACAGCAGCAACGGAGAAGATATCTATGCTTTCTGGTACGAAAGCGCGGACACTACCCAATCCGGCTACTTCGGCCTGAACGGTGAACCGATGAAGTCCACCTTCCTGAAGTCGCCACTCCGCTTCAGCCGGATGTCCAGCGCATTTAATCGAACGCGTTTCCACCCCGTGCTCAAACGGGTGAAGCCCCACCTGGGTACGGACTACGCCGCTCCCCGCGGCACCCCCATCATGAGCGTTGCCGATGGCGTAATCATCGAACGCGGCCGCCGTGGTGGCAACGGTAATTTCGTCAAGATCAAGCACAACGAGACCTACACGACCCAGTACCTCCACATGCAGAAGTTTGAGGACGGCCAGCGCGTCGGTACCCGCGTCCGCCAGGGGGAGACCATCGGTTACGTTGGTTCCACGGGTTTGGCGACTGGCCCCCACGTTTGCTTTCGGTTCTGGGAAAAGGGCCGGCAGGTGGACCACACCAAGCTCCGCTTCCCCCCCGCCAAAACGATGCCGGATACCCTTATGCCCGGCTTTATCGAGCAGCGGGACGCTTACCTCGAGCAACTCAACGCCGTCGGCAATCCCCACCAGGATACCCAGCAGCAAATCATCGACGGGTTGCAACGGATGGAGGAAATGAAGGGTATCGGAGACGCCAAGTAA
- a CDS encoding hydroxypyruvate isomerase family protein, whose amino-acid sequence MNRRKALQLSAALPFAATSCATAKSTASNQGAAAGAGEVGTGPSATPFNLAFAPHAGTFKATAGTDVLDQIRYAADQGFTAWEDNGMPGRTPALQQQMGELLEQKGMRMGVFVANTIDWQSPTLTLGAGEHRDKFLVDIRNSVEVAKRCNATWATVVPGVLDHRQEPMYQFANVMESLKQAAGILEPHGIVMVLEPLNYRDHPSLMLTKAAQAYALCKAVDSPSCKILFDIYHQQIHEGNLIPNIDASWDEIAYFQIGDNPGRKEPTTGEINYRNVLAHIHSKGFTGIYGMEHGNSMDGKEGEARVIQAYREVDVLG is encoded by the coding sequence ATGAACCGACGCAAAGCTCTCCAACTCTCCGCTGCCCTCCCCTTCGCCGCTACTTCCTGCGCCACGGCGAAGTCAACTGCCAGTAACCAGGGCGCTGCCGCAGGTGCCGGGGAAGTGGGAACGGGACCGAGCGCAACACCTTTCAACCTCGCCTTCGCGCCCCACGCCGGCACCTTCAAAGCCACGGCCGGCACGGACGTCCTGGACCAGATCCGCTACGCCGCGGACCAGGGTTTCACCGCGTGGGAAGACAACGGCATGCCAGGGAGAACGCCCGCACTGCAACAGCAAATGGGGGAACTCCTGGAGCAGAAGGGAATGCGGATGGGCGTATTCGTCGCCAATACCATCGATTGGCAATCTCCCACCCTGACGCTGGGGGCGGGTGAACACCGCGATAAATTTTTGGTAGATATCCGCAATTCCGTGGAGGTCGCCAAGCGTTGCAACGCCACCTGGGCCACGGTCGTCCCCGGCGTCCTGGACCACCGTCAGGAACCCATGTACCAATTTGCCAACGTAATGGAGTCCCTCAAGCAGGCGGCGGGCATTTTGGAGCCCCACGGCATCGTGATGGTCCTGGAACCCCTCAATTATCGGGACCACCCCAGTTTGATGCTGACCAAAGCTGCGCAGGCCTACGCCCTCTGTAAAGCGGTGGATAGCCCCAGCTGCAAGATCCTTTTTGACATTTACCACCAGCAAATCCACGAGGGCAACCTTATCCCCAACATCGATGCCAGTTGGGATGAGATTGCCTACTTCCAGATCGGGGATAACCCCGGCCGGAAGGAACCGACCACAGGGGAGATCAATTACCGGAACGTCCTGGCTCACATCCACTCCAAGGGCTTCACCGGTATTTACGGGATGGAGCACGGGAATAGTATGGACGGTAAGGAAGGGGAAGCCCGCGTCATCCAGGCCTATCGAGAGGTGGACGTACTGGGTTAA
- a CDS encoding histone deacetylase — MAKYSLLPEQLLYEGTITQANFFAPEPLPEDAILRTHTAEYWHKLKTNTLSKKEIRAIGFPMRPDLIARGRVIAQGTLDCARFAFQDGVALNIAGGTHHSFADRGEGFCVYNDIAIAANELLHTGEIQRAIVVDLDVHQGNGTASIFAGDDRVFTLSFHGAKNYPTRKMTSDLDVGFPDGTEDKAYLDKLEEILPSLLDRVRPDIVFYLSGVDILATDKLGRLACTIQGCKQRDRFVFEQCQKRGLPVAVSMGGGYSERLATIIEAHANTYRMAAEVY; from the coding sequence ATGGCAAAGTATTCCCTACTCCCGGAGCAATTGCTGTACGAGGGCACGATCACCCAAGCAAATTTCTTCGCCCCCGAACCCCTACCCGAGGACGCCATCCTCCGCACCCACACGGCAGAATACTGGCATAAACTGAAGACGAACACCCTCTCCAAAAAGGAGATCCGCGCCATCGGATTCCCCATGCGTCCGGACCTGATCGCCCGGGGTCGCGTCATCGCACAGGGAACATTAGACTGCGCCCGGTTTGCGTTTCAGGACGGCGTCGCCTTAAACATCGCTGGCGGCACCCACCACAGTTTTGCCGACCGCGGGGAAGGGTTCTGCGTCTATAACGATATCGCCATCGCGGCTAATGAGTTGCTCCATACTGGAGAGATCCAGCGAGCAATCGTCGTGGACCTGGACGTCCACCAGGGTAACGGGACGGCCAGCATCTTCGCGGGGGATGACCGAGTCTTTACCCTCAGCTTCCACGGCGCCAAAAACTACCCGACCCGCAAAATGACCTCCGACCTGGACGTGGGCTTCCCGGACGGCACGGAAGACAAAGCCTACCTGGATAAACTGGAAGAAATCTTGCCTTCCCTGCTCGACCGGGTGAGGCCGGACATAGTCTTCTACCTCAGCGGTGTCGACATCCTGGCCACCGACAAATTGGGGCGCTTAGCCTGTACCATCCAGGGCTGCAAACAGCGTGATCGTTTCGTTTTCGAACAGTGTCAAAAGCGGGGCCTCCCAGTAGCCGTCAGTATGGGCGGCGGCTATTCCGAACGCTTAGCTACCATCATTGAAGCCCACGCCAATACTTACCGGATGGCAGCGGAGGTATATTGA
- a CDS encoding sterol desaturase family protein: MIALLYVGITLLTIAAMEFTAWAAHKYLMHGALWFLHEDHHKHDHEDDGFFEKNDSFFIIFAVPSALSYMIGLSWPGYMWLTFVGIGISIYGLIYFLIHDVYIHRRFKWFKHLDNKYSRAILRAHGHHHAVTEKDGAESFGLLVVDNKYYGKRKDWDK, translated from the coding sequence ATGATTGCACTGCTTTACGTTGGCATTACCCTCCTCACTATCGCCGCGATGGAGTTCACGGCCTGGGCGGCGCACAAGTACCTGATGCACGGCGCGCTGTGGTTCCTGCACGAAGACCACCACAAGCACGACCACGAGGACGATGGATTCTTTGAGAAGAATGATTCCTTCTTCATCATTTTTGCGGTGCCCAGTGCTTTGTCTTACATGATCGGCCTGAGTTGGCCAGGGTACATGTGGCTGACCTTTGTGGGGATTGGCATCAGTATTTACGGCCTGATCTACTTTCTGATTCACGACGTCTACATCCACCGCCGTTTCAAGTGGTTTAAGCACCTCGATAACAAGTATTCCCGAGCCATTTTGCGGGCGCATGGGCACCACCACGCCGTAACGGAAAAGGACGGAGCCGAGAGTTTTGGTCTTCTAGTGGTTGATAACAAATACTACGGCAAGCGCAAGGACTGGGACAAGTGA
- a CDS encoding fasciclin domain-containing protein: protein MNSLFVLLLVFTGFASAGLHAQEESPTNMADALAADASTSTLLSALNAAELTDALSTDGTFILLAPTNDAFEKLPESTVAGLMAPDNVDALRSLLQFHLLSGAEDGGGEMASEKIEAAGASVTRTIDCTNGTIYLIDTVLPPPPMQEEGGE, encoded by the coding sequence ATGAATTCCTTATTTGTTTTACTGCTGGTCTTTACCGGCTTTGCTTCCGCGGGTTTGCACGCCCAGGAAGAATCCCCCACCAACATGGCTGATGCGCTCGCCGCCGATGCCAGTACGAGTACCTTGCTTTCCGCCCTCAACGCGGCCGAGTTAACCGATGCGTTGAGTACGGACGGCACCTTCATCTTGCTAGCACCGACCAATGATGCCTTCGAGAAGTTGCCCGAAAGCACCGTTGCGGGCTTGATGGCTCCGGACAACGTGGATGCCCTACGTTCCCTCCTTCAGTTCCACCTTCTGAGCGGTGCCGAGGACGGCGGTGGCGAAATGGCCTCCGAGAAAATCGAGGCGGCCGGCGCTTCCGTCACCCGCACCATTGATTGTACGAACGGGACGATCTACCTGATCGATACCGTATTACCACCACCTCCCATGCAGGAGGAGGGTGGTGAATAA
- a CDS encoding alpha/beta hydrolase has product MLRALLYFLLSLFVLGCVAAYVVVDHVLPYAILKPRRVVNNSLPDSVGLDFEHFRLQSSSDTIELDAIFVPATVPARANLIMLHGIGSCKEVYLGTLPRLCELGYNVLLWDQRAHGKSGGTYVTYGAKEKVDVCRGIDWLENKAPDLPTGIYGNSMGGAVALQSLAFEKRLQFGLIESTFTNLPEITQAYGTRLSGYELPRWLTDRVLRRAGRVGDFKPFAIRPVDAAVDITQPVQLIHGDADSNINVSHAHLLFSALGSADKDLYLVANGDHADLWHKGGEDYEEVWYGFFRRMVAR; this is encoded by the coding sequence ATGCTCCGCGCCTTGCTCTATTTCCTGCTATCCTTATTTGTCCTCGGATGCGTAGCCGCCTACGTCGTGGTCGATCACGTCCTCCCCTACGCCATCCTGAAACCACGGCGGGTCGTCAATAATTCGTTGCCGGACAGCGTTGGGTTGGATTTTGAGCACTTTCGGCTCCAGTCCTCCTCCGATACCATTGAGCTAGATGCCATCTTCGTTCCGGCTACCGTTCCGGCCCGGGCCAATCTCATCATGTTGCACGGTATCGGTTCGTGCAAGGAGGTCTACCTCGGCACCCTGCCGCGGCTCTGCGAACTAGGCTACAACGTACTTCTGTGGGACCAACGCGCACACGGTAAGAGCGGCGGCACCTACGTCACTTACGGTGCCAAGGAGAAGGTGGACGTCTGTCGGGGCATTGATTGGTTAGAAAATAAGGCACCGGATCTCCCGACGGGTATTTACGGAAATTCCATGGGCGGGGCCGTTGCGCTGCAGAGCCTGGCCTTCGAAAAGCGCCTCCAGTTTGGACTCATTGAGAGCACCTTTACGAACCTGCCCGAAATCACCCAGGCTTACGGCACTCGCCTGAGCGGCTACGAGCTTCCGCGCTGGCTCACTGACCGGGTGCTGCGGCGGGCCGGTCGGGTGGGTGACTTCAAACCTTTCGCGATCCGCCCCGTCGACGCTGCCGTCGACATCACCCAGCCGGTTCAGCTCATCCACGGGGATGCGGATTCGAACATAAACGTCAGCCACGCCCACCTGCTGTTCAGCGCCCTTGGCTCGGCGGATAAGGACCTTTACCTCGTCGCCAACGGAGACCACGCCGATCTCTGGCACAAGGGAGGGGAGGACTACGAGGAAGTCTGGTACGGCTTTTTCCGGCGCATGGTCGCTAGGTAA